The Acidimicrobiales bacterium sequence GTCGGCATGGTCCTGGGGGGCCTTCACGCGTTCGGCCGCCTCGGCCCGGCGCTCCGCCAACGCGATCGACAGCCCTTCCGTCTCGAGCCGCTCCTCCAGCGTCTCGAGGCGGTACCGGTGCACGAGCAGCCAGGCGTAGACCAGGGTGAACGCACAGAAACCCAGCAGCATCGTCCACGCCATCGACCCGTGGACCGTCGGCTGGAGGTTCGGCGTGAGCACCGTGGCCGACTGGTGCAGCGTCCGCCACCACACGACCGAGAGGTGGACGATGGGCACGTCGACCACCGCGACGAGGGCGGCGACGGCCGAGCGCTTGGCCCGAGTCTCGGGCTCAGCAGCCACCCGACGCAGGGCCAGGTAGCCGAGGTAGAGGACCAGCAACAGGGCCGTGGTGGTCAGCCGGGCATCCCATGTCCACCACACACCCCAGGTAGGTCGACCCCAGATGGACCCGGTGACCAGAGTGAGGGCGGTGAAGACCACCCCGATCTCCGCCGACGCGCCCGCGAGGCGGTCCCAGGCCAGCGATCGGGTCCTCGGCCACAGATAGAGCACGCTGGCCAGGGCGGTCACGCCGAAGGCCAGGTAGGCGACCCAGGCAACCGGGGGATGCACGTAGATGAGCCGCACGAGGTCCCCCTGCACGACGTCGGGGGGCGTGACCCACAGCCCGAGGGCGACCGTGGCGGCAACCGCCGCCAACGCCGCGATGCCAAGGATCCGGGTGGCGCGCGCGGGCGTGATCGGACTCATGCATCCTCCAGGAGCGGACCGAAGGCGACCACCCCGACCGTCACGTAGACCACGGCGAAGACGCCGAGCAGCTGGAGCCAGGGATTGCCATCGGAGGGAGTGCCCGAGAGCGCGGCCTCCCAGGCCCGGGTGGCGGCCAGGAGCACCGGCGCCACCACCGGAAGCAGCAGCAGGGGCAGCAGGGTCTCTCGCACGCGCAGGCCGGCGGCCAGCACTCCATAGACCGTGCCGGCGGCGGCGAGGCCCACCGTGGCCGCCGACGTCGAGCCCAGCAGCAGCAGGGGCCCGTGCAGGTGCGAGCCGTAGAGCACGACGATGCCGGCGGCGAGGATGGCCTCGAGCACCAGCAGCTGGATGGCGACGGCGGCCGCCTTTCCGAGAAAGATGCCGGCCGGATCGAGACCCGAGAGACGCAGGCCGTCGCGCGCCGAGTCGGCCGCCTCCATGGCGAAGCTGCGCTGGACCGCGAGCAACGAGCACAGGAGCACGGCCACCCAGAAGAGCCCAGCCGTCGCCCTCGTCAGCACACCGCGGCTCGGGTCCAGGGCGAAGGCGAACAGCACCAGCACCACCAAGGCGAACGGCGCGACCTGGTTCGTGGCGACACGCGAGCGGAGCTCGACTCTCAGGTCCT is a genomic window containing:
- the ccsA gene encoding cytochrome c biogenesis protein CcsA → MSPITPARATRILGIAALAAVAATVALGLWVTPPDVVQGDLVRLIYVHPPVAWVAYLAFGVTALASVLYLWPRTRSLAWDRLAGASAEIGVVFTALTLVTGSIWGRPTWGVWWTWDARLTTTALLLVLYLGYLALRRVAAEPETRAKRSAVAALVAVVDVPIVHLSVVWWRTLHQSATVLTPNLQPTVHGSMAWTMLLGFCAFTLVYAWLLVHRYRLETLEERLETEGLSIALAERRAEAAERVKAPQDHADPRSVDPRSADPRSADPRSADLPSADERVVSR
- a CDS encoding heme exporter protein CcmB, which codes for MWRDALLVVGKDLRVELRSRVATNQVAPFALVVLVLFAFALDPSRGVLTRATAGLFWVAVLLCSLLAVQRSFAMEAADSARDGLRLSGLDPAGIFLGKAAAVAIQLLVLEAILAAGIVVLYGSHLHGPLLLLGSTSAATVGLAAAGTVYGVLAAGLRVRETLLPLLLLPVVAPVLLAATRAWEAALSGTPSDGNPWLQLLGVFAVVYVTVGVVAFGPLLEDA